The proteins below are encoded in one region of Rhododendron vialii isolate Sample 1 chromosome 7a, ASM3025357v1:
- the LOC131332088 gene encoding RGG repeats nuclear RNA binding protein A-like — translation MASTNLFDLLADDDNDDPSQLIAAQQQKIAAAPKKAPAAAQPAAAAQPAKLPSKPLPPSQAVRESKNDGSRGGGRGGGRGLGRGRGGGGFNRERDTTNSDNTFGSDNGFGGYKPSEERDAGKSFERRGGYGAPRGGFRGGRRGGFDNGEVVEGERMRRPYERRSGTGRGNEIKRDGAGRGNWGAPTDEVAPETEEPATENEKNVAAEKPDPEKQSGEEDAGDVKKENPVNEPEEKEPENKEMTLDEYEKVLEEKRKALLALKTEERKVSMDKDLVSMQLLSSKKSEEEIFVKLGSDKDKRKDAAEKEEKAKKSVSINEFLKPAESERHNGSVGRGRGGRGRGPRGGFSGGGGNMSYSIAAPAIDDVGQFPSLAAK, via the exons ATGGCGAGCACAAACCTGTTCGATCTGCTCGCAGACGATGACAACGACGACCCGAGCCAGCTCATCGCTGCCCAGCAGCAGAAAATCGCGGCGGCGCCGAAGAAAGCCCCGGCGGCGGCGCAGCCCGCCGCCGCCGCTCAGCCGGCTAAGCTGCCTTCCAagcctctccctccctctcaggCTG TGAGGGAGTCAAAGAATGATGGTTCTCGAGGAGGGGGTCGTGGTGGTGGACGTGGACTTGGCCGTGGACGTGGCGGAGGTGGATTTAATCGAGAGAGAGACACAACCAATAGTGATAATACTTTCGGAAGCGACAATGGCTTTGGAGGTTACAAACCCTCAGAAGAAAGAGATGCTGGCAAGTCTTTTGAAAGACGAGGAGGATATGGTGCCCCTCGTGGTGGTTTCCGTGGTGGTCGTCGTGGAGGTTTCGACAATGGAGAAGTTGTGGAAGGTGAACGTATGCGGAGGCCATATGAACGTCGCAGTGGCACCGGACGCGG GAATGAAATCAAGCGGGATGGTGCTGGTCGTGGGAATTGGGGAGCTCCCACTGATGAAGTTGCGCC GGAGACTGAAGAACCTGCCACTGAAAATGAGAAGAATGTGGCTGCTGAAAAGCCAGATCCTGAAAAGCAGTCGGGAGAGGAAGATGCTGGAGATGTCAAGAAGGAGAATCCTGTGAATGAGCCTGAAGAGAAAGAGCCTGAAAATAAA GAAATGACTCTGGATGAGTATGAGAAAGTACTTGAAGAGAAGAGGAAAGCTTTGCTAGCACTGAAGACCGAGGAAAGGAAGGTTTCCATGGACAAAGATTTGGTATCAATGCAACTGCTATCAAGCAAGAAGAGCGAGGAGGAAATCTTTGTGAAATTG GGTTCTGACAAGGATAAAAGAAAAGATGCTGctgagaaagaagagaaagctAAAAAG TCTGTCAGCATAAACGAGTTTCTGAAGCCTGCTGAAAGCGAAAGGCACAATGGCTCGGTAGGTCGTGGCAGAGGTGGTCGCGGTCGTGGTCCAAGAGGAGGATTCAGCGGTGGTGGCGGCAACATGTCTTACAGTATCGCTGCCCCAGCCATTGATGATGTTGGGCAGTTCCCTTCCTTGGCTGCCAAGTGA